Below is a genomic region from Castanea sativa cultivar Marrone di Chiusa Pesio chromosome 2, ASM4071231v1.
TCATCAGGCATTGAAGTATCAACATTTGTTTCTACAGCCACAAGTGTTCTAATTTCTAAATCACtaacatattttttcttaaataatgcATCAACTGTTTTTCATTTGCTCATAATTCTTTTAGCTTTAAGAatatgactcaaaaattaaccagaaaagaactttaaaaaataaaattttaattaaaaatttgtactTAGTTATAATATGGATGTTATTCATacttaagaaaaaacaaaatttccactATAATTTAAACAGTCAAACCATCATCATTCCtactattaaaattttcctatattttaatttcttctaaTTAAGAATAACCCctcaaacaaaagcaaaaattaaactaacaaaaacaaaaaattaaacacacaagTACACAACATAAACCAACCAAACAATTTAATAACAATCAACACCCAATGGCACATGATATCTAACTAATCAAAAATAGGTAAtaaatcaaaaacaaattacCTTAGAAACTTTATCTTCACTTCGCCCCTGTTTATCTTCCCTTCAAGACTCATCAGTCATCACAAACAACCTCCTCATGCCCATGCCTTCAACCATATATTTCTCTAAAAATCTATCAAAAATTAAAGAGGATGTGAATATTTAAGTGTAGATAGTTGAggggaaaaaactaaaaagagatGAAGCAGAAACTGAAAACTCACCCTCTGCTACGCCCTGCTCTCTGaatgatttattttaagaaagcaagaagaaagaaaataatggtCAGTTATTTTTTGGGATTGTGAGGACTGAGTTTGAGAAGAGGATTGAGCTAAGTtgagggttttgttttgtttaggaGCTACTGGAACCAGTGGAGGGGGCAGTGGCTGGGTTTGGCGTGTACACAGACAAGAAAAGAgtaaaaagagacaaaagaaaGGGTTAGGAAATTTCTGATTTTGAGTTGGAGAATGGGGATAAAGTGATGTTTTGTTGGGTAGTGTTTGGGTATTTAAATTATGTGGGCCAGAGGATAAAAAGGCCTTGAAACTTAGAGATGGTGCCGTGAGTGAATTGAAGTATTGAAACGTGAGTGAATTGAAGTATTGAAAGGGGAGGAGGGGCCAAATTTACAAGATTGGAGGGGcccaattaaaatttctttataGGGTAGtggactttttcttttctttttttgcaggGGCCACGGCCCCCCCCCAAGGGGCAATGTGGCTCCGCCCCTGGCTACATGGGTGCAAATTAAAAGGATCCCAAGACTTGAGTGTCATTTTATTTGTCACTATTTGAGTACTTCCCATTTAAAGtaggacattttttttttacctcaacCCACATATCGTTCCACATCAATATCCTAGGAGCCTTTGTACACTCTTGTTGTCTTGCATTACttatgcatttatttatttagcatAGTGCATGTATGCCGTTTGTTTTTGGTTTAATATAAAGAACATAACAtagattatttttaatatttcaatttctaGTCGTGCATTGTACCATTGGTTGACCATAGAACACTTCGTTCGTGTTGTACCTAGTGTAGCTCGACTTGAGCACTTTCATACCCTAGCAAATGAGTTAAGTTGTAGAATTGTGGGAGTATTGGACCGCAATCGATCATGTGACCTAAATGTCATTTCACTTATTTTGACGatacactaaaaaattaattatgggagaaggatatatatatatatatatatatatatatatataaccatctcaccaccaGTCTGTATGTTACAATTATCTGTGTACTTATAGGAAAAAGTCAGTATCACAAAACTAAGTAAAATGTGGTACACTACACACAAAAAgggtaaaatgtcaaaaaatatgCTTGATCTAAAAAATTACGAATCATAGGATGCACTTTTGATACCTTTAAAAATGACATATAGGAGATGTGAAGTTATATAAAATAACTCTTTAGATAGTAGCGTCAATCAAACTATTATGATATTCTATTTGATGATGAGTCCAATTTCCTAAGCTACCTCACATATTTTTGTAACTTGCTCACTAATTTGTTTCACGCACaactatggttttaaaaaatggacCGAACTGTCCAGTTCAACCGAGAATCGGACACCAATTCCTATTGTAATTGAtgactaaggttttgtttgccattgttgttattgttatatatGTGTTTTGTCtttatatttcataaaaatcTCAACTAAAAGACAAAACCATaggtagacatggcaaaacaggTCAAATTTTTCTGACCTAACCCGACCCGACCTgaacctcattttttttttacccaaagcAAAAACAAGTTGGCCCGCAACCAACCCGTGTTTTTTGCGGGTCAACCTGACCCAAACccgaaccattttttttttttttggtaaaaaaaatagtaaaattaagataatattagtttaattgtttgttatgagttttaaggaaacaattgatacatttacataactacatgcaaattaattgagaGATAAATGGTTAagcattctgtaatgagtaaagatttttagatatcaaatagtaaagtacatgccaagataatctggttacagtagagttaaaaacataaatttaaaattgtagacatgtgtgagaaacattcacaagtgtgaaaataatgaagtcaaagtatcaaattagtataaattatgaatgcttagaccttttttttaacaatttatgtccaaaataaatgacttttcaaaatgaattataatatttcctagagtgtgtgttgcttaacaatgatatgatattcataaaagagaccatgtataaataagtaagcaatcaaattttaatgtatatcccaaattgaaatagagtgccaaccacaattgataataaattataaaattaattttcaagattgtaaatttcttatatgtctttattctttatcaaattagttatccaataagtcatttgtaattttgttttatattttggaatattGATATTGTGttgaaataaaacttgtgtatttgttttagttatctttgtgttattttgttttagatagtaatgttaggatttgtataattttaaaattattgaataaatattaataagtttaactgagttcattcttgatataagtagtgaattcaaaataatgcattttacatttttttttttttgaggttaaataatgcattttacattaaGTAATTTGTTACATAACTTTTTAAATGgcaaataaatgttttttttataaaaataaaaaataaaataaaataattcatgTGAAAATCAGGGGGGGCGAtttcgtaccgtaccggccggtacataccgtaccggccggtacataccgtaccggccggtacataccgtaccggccagtaccCCGGTACAGGTACACCCCCCGTACCGTACCGGTAAAAATACCGGGTGTACCGGCCTTGTACCGGCTATACCGGAAGATTTcagccgtaccggccggtaatGGAATACCGGTCCGAAATgtgttctgggtttttttttttttttttttgtaattagggattttttttaagggcaaGATAGTAATTTTGGCTTACCCTAAAATCACTATCTTCCCTTTCTGTTTTGCCGCAGCCTCCATTTCTCTTCTCTGTTTCTCTTCTCCGGTTTCTCTTCtcacttctctccctctctgcgtctcactctcaactctcaagtctcaagtctcaacaaaatttattttacagttctcacttctctcactctctgctctgatttctcttctccctcactctctcattctcacttctctccctctccgcatctcactctcaagtctcaacaaatttcttttacagttctcactctctcactctctgcATCGAGGTCCTTGGCCGGAAGTTGGAAGAGTGTCGTGACTGCCGTCGGAACTGGtatatgtgtgttttttattttttattttttatttttatatgattttgatttcggaatttgttttttttttttttttggtttttaatgcATGTGAATGACATAAtgtataaaaatctttttttttttttcataatttgcttgaattttttttttcttagctgCTCTGGGTCTCTCGGCCAGTCTGTTGGCTCTGTTTCTCACTCTCAGCCTCAGGtataaactttaatttttttagtggaatTATATTTATGTGGAATAGAGATTCTAATAATGTTTGTTATTTACTGTGAATTGGGTTACTGtgataaataacaaattgtttACTGTGTTCATGAATTGGGTTACTGtgataaataacaaattgtttACTGTGTTCATGAATTGGGTTGCTGTGTTCATGAATTGTTATTTCATTCTTGATTTTGGTTAGCTTGAGATATTGggatagtaataataatttacaacttagtattattattaataaaaagataacttagaattattaacaaataattgATGGTATATATGCAGTGTGAATTATGACTGAAAATCAATCAAGTGTAGCGTCTGGCCCggttgtaagatccgaggatccagcatGGGCTTATGGCTGTGCTGTGCCGGATGCGAGGAATAACACTCAATgtattttttgttctaaaatgaTAAGGGGGGGGAGGAATTACTAGGCTCAAGCATCATTTAGCTGGGATTAAGGGTGATATTGAAGCACGTAAAAAAGTATCTGAAGATGTAAAATGGCAAATGAGACAGTTGCTTGAAGatttaaagaaaagtaaaaagaaaaaaagaagaattagtAAACAAATTGCAAATCCTTATGAtttagaggaggaggaggaggatgatgatgatcatGATGAAGGTAATAATGATAATGAGAGAGGGGGTTCAAAGAGTCATTCATCAGTTAGTAACTATAACaccaaagggaaagaaaaagttggAGAAAGGTCCAACATTAAATCCTTTTTTGCTCCAAGAACAATTCCTTGTTCTCAACCATCCATAAAGTCTTCTTTGGCCTCAAAGCAAATGGTTGAGAAGGCAAGAATGAATTTTGCAAGGTGGTGGTACCATGCTAATATACCTTTCCATGCAGCCCGCTCTGTGTATTATCAAGAAGCTATAGATAGTATAGTAGCTATTGGGCCTGGTTTTAAGGGACCTTCTTATCATGACTTGAGGGGTCCTttattacaaaaacatgtgGGTGAAATGAATGATTATCTCTTAGATGTGAAAAATGATTGGAAAGTTTATGGATGTTCAATAATGTCAGATGGGTGGACAAATCAAAGGAACACTccaatcattaattttttagtgtatTGTCCAAGAGGTACTATGTTTCTTAAATCTCTTGATGTGTCAGGCCTAACAAGGGATGCAGATACATTGTTTAAGTTGTTTGATAAAGTTGTTCAAGAAGTTGGGGTTGAGAACATTGTGCAGTTCGTTACAGATAATGATTCTGCTTACAAGTCTGCAGGAAAGAAGTTAATGCAGAAATATGGGTCATTCTATTGGTCTCCTTGTGCAGCCCATTGCATTGATTTAATGTTGGAGAATTTTTCAGATAGGAGATACTTTCCTATCATTCAAGAAACTATTCAAAAGGCTAAAAAGATTACCAAATTCATATAcaaccatggcaaggttttatCTTTGATGAGAAGTGACTTCACTAATGGTAGGGATTTGGTTCGTCCAGCCATCACAAGGTTTGCAACTGAGTTTTTAAGTCTTCAATGCTTGAGTAAGTTCAAGAAAGAACTTAGGCAAATGTTTACTTGTGATCAATGGGTTGAATCTCGATATGCTAGAGATGTCATGGGAAAGGAGGTGGCTGCACTTGTTTTGGAAGATAAAGAGTTTTGGTTACAATGTCAACAAATAGTGAAGATTAGTGAGCCTTTGGTTAGAGTACTTCGTCTTGTAGATGGGGATGAAAAACCATCAATGGGATACTTGTATAAGGCAATGGATAAAGCAAAGGAGAATATAAAAGCAAGGTTGAAGAATAAAATTTCTGCATATATACCATTTACTAGTGTCATTGATGCTAGGTGGGATAAACAACTCCATAGTCCATTACATGCAGCAGGTTGTTATCTTAACCCTAGAATTTTCTTTAGGCCTTCGTTTAAGAagcaaaaagaaattacaaaaggcCTACTTAGTACCATTACAAGGTTGGTTCCTGATCCTGATGAGCAAGATACTCTTAGTTCTCAAATTGAAGCATACAAAAAGGCTTTAGGTGACTTTGGAATGCCTATGGCAATCCGTCAACGTGAAAAACTAAATCCAggtatactatatatatatatatatatatatatatatatatatatataggtatatatatatatatttcatttgaaaGTTTGGAATTTGCTTTGTACTAAattaatactttcttttatttttggaagttgCTTGGTGGGAGCAATTTGGAAATGACACTCCAGAATTACAAAAGTTTGCAATTCGAGTGCTAAATCAATGTTGTAGTGCAACTGGTTGTGAAAGAGCTTGGAGCACATTTGAGTTTATCCATTCCAAGAGGAGAAATAGGCTTGAGCATAAACGTTTGAATGACTTAGTATTTGTTCgttataatttattgttacGAGAAAGgtatgtttttaaatatatttaaattttattttgaatgattagAAAATGTCATTAATGTATGATATTGATTTTGGTAGGAACATTAGAAGGACAAAGGATTACTTGGATCCAATAAGCCTTGATAATATTGATTTGATGGATGATTGGGTAGCTGAAGATTCTGAATTTTTGTTACTAACTGAGGAAGATGTAAATTGGGCTAGCATTGAAGAGCCATTAGCAACAATGAATTTGGaagataatgataatgatgatgatgatgttgttgttCTTGATGAGGATGAAGGTGATGATGATGTTGTGTTGACAAATGCTaatactcatgtatattatGGTCCTGATGTAGATCATTTTGATGGATGGGAGTAGATGATCTTATgtaatttgtattaaatttgtgttaacttaattatttgtattatttattttctttgtaagcaatgaacaattaagttttttgttttttatattgtgtttttttttttttctttgtaagtttgtatgcaatgaacaattgaagtaatgttttattgtaaacatgaatttttgaggtaatgttttatggtaaatagagattttgtgtgtatgtgtgtgtgtgtgtgtatatatatatatatatatatatatatatatattaaatatgtaaaatagcggtaaacccgaaacggtacaccggtattgaccggtatccgaaatataccgtaccggtggccaaaccggtacagcctccggtacggtattgacttccttggtgaAAATACGGgtcgacccgacccgacccgacccgcaACCCAACCCGCcggttttgccatgtctaaccACAG
It encodes:
- the LOC142624865 gene encoding uncharacterized protein LOC142624865 — translated: MRQLLEDLKKSKKKKRRISKQIANPYDLEEEEEDDDDHDEGNNDNERGGSKSHSSVSNYNTKGKEKVGERSNIKSFFAPRTIPCSQPSIKSSLASKQMVEKARMNFARWWYHANIPFHAARSVYYQEAIDSIVAIGPGFKGPSYHDLRGPLLQKHVGEMNDYLLDVKNDWKVYGCSIMSDGWTNQRNTPIINFLVYCPRGTMFLKSLDVSGLTRDADTLFKLFDKVVQEVGVENIVQFVTDNDSAYKSAGKKLMQKYGSFYWSPCAAHCIDLMLENFSDRRYFPIIQETIQKAKKITKFIYNHGKVLSLMRSDFTNGRDLVRPAITRFATEFLSLQCLSKFKKELRQMFTCDQWVESRYARDVMGKEVAALVLEDKEFWLQCQQIVKISNG